The Gopherus flavomarginatus isolate rGopFla2 chromosome 25, rGopFla2.mat.asm, whole genome shotgun sequence genome has a segment encoding these proteins:
- the WNK4 gene encoding serine/threonine-protein kinase WNK4 isoform X1 encodes MLMLHVAGPPAAGAMSQTEVDLSGCGIALEPGTPGRAAPLRSRGRESRRGSYRFNRRSSAELERLGYEGPPGSGPAGAQEARGDPQALQGAEPAARSGSGSESGGQTSSPPPPGQVSPRGAPPDESRRAQEENEEVETRAVATSPDGRFLKFDIEIGRGSFKTVYKGLDTETTVEVAWCELQTRKLSKAERQRFSEEVEMLKGLQHPNIVRFYDSWKSAIKGQICIVLVTELMTSGTLKTYLKRFKKMKLKVLQRWSRQILKGLHFLHTRSPPIIHRDLKCDNIFITGPTGSVKIGDLGLATLKRASFAKSVIGTPEFMAPEMYEEKYDEAVDVYAFGMCMLEMATSEYPYSECQNAAQIYRKVTSGMKPNSFYKVKVPELKEIIEGCIRMNKAERYTIQDLLEHSFFQEDTGVHVELAEEDDGVKSGLKLWLRMDDTKKLHGKYKDNNALEFLFELHKDVAEEVAQEMVTLGFVCEADYKLVAKAVRDRVVTIKRKREKLKRAQDELRHQEQEKQPGILPLLEELKCPPVPATPQASPATPGSGDSVFGGTFLPEPEEPEADQHQHFLYRHTSYSSTASDCETDGYLSSSGFVDSPDLSHCHSGTFSTRDPSSPPAAQSESCFPVSIAVSSPMEHLPSTPASEFSSPVDSYASDVASGLSDGCEGLSASEQNAKLPAKRASGKLLRRRARSRLRITNISDKSDRVVECQLQTYNNKMVTFKFDLDGDNPEEIAAVMVNNEFILQSEQDSFIRRIQDIIQRVETLLRKDGHGATRAAGSPQPESLSPSATSNGLPAELQLQDLSRSISASSLLSDLGCRSPGQSELAPVQPSLSGFPSENDLFSLADTPPGTQPVGLQPLLPAEPPGSPSAAAWSRPSSLTVPGLAPYPLPTSQSFPQTAGPGPQAGGSLLSTTPPRGGLGPLSPPMNSTVPTAPPWSPATSPLFSLAEMFSLAMMSMAQTLLPSVSLAAPPPGGPHAPALIPRPQSLYLGPAHFTSPGPAGQVEPAPHCSWTQEPTSTCVTGGWGPALPPQGLGRSGIGESPLASGRAPAAGALDSGLVSPCSPKPSSHLIVSESPAPGPAKARLSPINEEAKPQILGRFQVTTSKDPANSTLGQQSQSDSEQSGQEPWERAAGASSQPLVPSSSATEGSTSPDSDSVPDTPVQDPDELLAEEGTPVALAESDQERPGEGSAESPQQAMVSQVWMSYARSSSYLSSDETESEDEEIWEELQSLRQKHLSEVQTLQAVQKREIEDLYFRMGKQAPPGIVSPAAMLSSRQRRLSKGSFNPSRRNSLQRLELSQPTAGIMRRNSLSGSSTGSQEQRPSRGVTFAGDLSRM; translated from the exons atgctgATGCTCCACGTGGCCGGGCCCCCCGCGGCCGGAGCCATGTCCCAGACCGAGGTGGATCTGTCCGGCTGCGGCATCGCCCTGGAGCCGGGAACCCCCGGCCGGGCAGCCCCGCTCCGCAGCCGGGGGCGCGAGAGCCGCCGCGGCTCCTACAGGTTCAACCGGCGGAGCTCGGCCGAGCTGGAGCGGCTGGGCTACGAGGGGCCCCCGGGGTCCGGCCCGGCCGGGGCGCAGGAGGCGCGCGGGGACCCCCAGGCTCTCCAAGGCGCAGAGCCCGCGGcgcgctccggctcgggcagcgaGAGCGGCGGCCAGACGTCCTCGCCGCCGCCCCCCGGCCAGGTCTCCCCGCGCGGCGCCCCCCCGGACGAGAGCCGCCGGGCGCAGGAGGAGAACGAGGAGGTCGAGACCCGCGCCGTGGCCACCTCCCCGGACGGCCGGTTCCTCAAGTTCGACATCGAGATCGGCCGCGGCTCCTTCAAGACGGTGTACAAAGGGCTGGACACCGAGACCACCGTGGAGGTGGCCTGGTGCGAGCTGCAG ACCCGGAAGCTGTCGAAGGCTGAACGGCAGCGCTTCAGCGAGGAGGTGGAGATGCTGAAGGGCCTGCAGCATCCCAATATTGTCCGCTTCTACGACTCCTGGAAGTCAGCCATCAAGGGCCAGATCTGCATCGTGTTGGTCACTGAGCTCATGACCTCGGGCACCCTGAAAAC CTACCTGAAGCGCTTCAAGAAGATGAAGCTGAAGGTCCTGCAGCGCTGGAGCCGGCAGATCCTCAAGGGGCTGCACTTCCTGCACACGCGCTCGCCCCCCATCATCCATCGCGACCTCAAGTGCGACAACATCTTCATCACGGGCCCCACCGGCTCCGTCAAGATCGGGGACCTGGGCCTGGCCACGCTCAAGCGGGCCTCCTTCGCCAAGAGCGTCATAG gcaCCCCAGAGTTCATGGCCCCTGAGATGTACGAGGAGAAGTACGACGAGGCGGTGGATGTCTATGCCTTCGGCATGTGCATGCTGGAGATGGCCACCTCGGAGTACCCCTACTCAGAGTGCCAGAACGCCGCCCAGATCTACCGCAAGGTCACTTCG GGCATGAAACCCAACAGCTTCTACAAGGTGAAGGTGCCCGAGCTGAAGGAAATCATTGAGGGCTGCATCCGCATGAACAAGGCTGAGAG gtacaccatccaggacctgctGGAGCACTCCTTCTTCCAGGAGGACACGGGGGTGCACGTGGAGCTGGCCGAGGAGGACGACGGGGTCAAGTCCGGCCTCAAGCTCTGGCTGCGCATGGAcgacactaagaaactgcacggCAAGTACAAGGACAACAACGCCCTCGAGTTCCTCTTTGAGCTGCACAAGGACGTGGCCGAGGAGGTGGCCCAGGAGATG GTGACCCTGGGCTTTGTGTGTGAGGCGGACTACAAGCTGGTGGCCAAGGCAGTGCGGGACCGTGTGGTCACCATCAAACGCAAGCGGGAGAAGTTGAAGCGGGCGCAGGATGAGCTGCGGCACCAGGAGCAGGAGAAGCAGCCGGGCATCCTGCCCCTGCTGGAGGAGCTGAAGTGCCCCCCGGTGcctgccaccccccaggcctcACCGGCCACACCTGGCTCCGGGGACTCTGTCTTTGGGGGCACCTTCCTCCCGGAGCCCGAGGAGCCTGAGGCAGATCAGCACCAGCACTTCCTGTATCGGCACACCAGCTACTCCTCCACCGCCT CTGACTGCGAGACGGACGGGTACCTGAGCTCCTCTGGGTTCGTGGACTCGCCAGACCTGTCCCACTGCCACTCAGGCACCTTCTCCACCAGGGACCCTTCCAGCCCACCAGCTGCCCAGTCAGAGAGCTGCTTCCCTGTG AGCATCGCAGTGAGCTCGCCCATGGAGCACCTGCCGTCTACCCCGGCCAGCGAGTTCTCTTCCCCAGTGGACAG CTACGCGTCGGACGTGGCATCTGGCCTGAGCGATGGCTGCGAAGGGCTCTCGGCCAGCGAGCAGAACGCCAAGCTGCCGGCCAAGCGGGCCTCGGGGAAGCTGCTACGGCGCCGAGCCAGGTCGAGGCTGCGCATCACCAAC atCTCGGATAAGAGCGACCGGGTGGTGGAGTGCCAGCTGCAGACCTACAACAACAAGATGGTGACCTTCAAGTTCGACCTGGACGGGGACAACCCGGAGGAGATTGCGGCCGTCATG GTCAATAATGAGTTCATCCTCCAGTCGGAGCAGGACAGCTTCATCCGTCGAATCCAGGACATCATCCAGCGCGTGGAGACCCTGCTGCGCAAGGACGGGCATGGTGCCACCAGGGCGGCTGGCAGCCCGCAGCCTGAGAGCCTGTCACCCTCTGCCACCAGCAACGGCCTTCCG gcggagctgcagctgcaggaTCTCTCGCGCTCCATCTCAGCCTCGTCCTTGCTCAGCG ACTTGGGCTGCAGGAGCCCAGGCCAGTCGGAGCTGGCTCCGGTCCAGCCCTCGCTCAGTGGCTTCCCCTCTGAAAACGACCTCTTCAGCCTCGCAGACACCCCGCCAGGGACCCAGCCCGTTGGGCTACAGCCTCTGCTCCCAGCAGAACCGCCAG GTTCTCCCAGTGCAGCTGCGTGGAGTAGGCCCTCCTCCTTGACGGTGCCTGGCCTGGCCCCGTACCCGCTGCCAACATCCCAGTCTTTCCCACAGACTGCCGGAcccgggccccaggctgggggctcCCTGCTGTCCACCACACCACCCAGGGGAGGCCTGGGCCCCCTGAGCCCACCCATGAACAGCACTGTACCCACTGCGCCCCCCTGGTCTCCTGCCACCTCCCCCTTGTTCTCGCTGGCTGAGATGTTCTCCCTGGCAATGATGAGCATGGCCCAGACGCTGCTGCCGTCCGTCTCCTTGGCTGCCCCCCCGCCGGGAGGGCCCCATGCCCCTGCACTGATACCTCGCCCGCAGTCGCTGTACCTGGGGCCGGCACACTTCACCTCCCCTGGCCCTGCGGGCCAGGTGGAGCCAGCCCCACACTGCAGTTGGACCCAGGAGCCCACCAGCACCTGCGTCACAGGGGGCTGGggccctgctcttccccctcagGGCCTGGGAAGAAGCGGCATCGGGGAGAGTCCGCTGGCATCGGGGAGAGCTCCTGCTGCAGGGGCGCTGGATAGCGGCTTG GTATCACCCTGCTCCCCGAAACCCAGCAGCCACCTGATCGTCTCAGAGTCGCCCGCCCCTGGCCCAGCCAAGGCCCGGCTGTCCCCCATCAACGAAG AAGCCAAGCCCCAGATTCTGGGTAGATTCCAGGTGACCACATCCAAGGACCCAGCCAACagcaccctggggcagcagagccaGAGTGACAGTGAGCAGAGTGGCCAGGAGCCCTGGGAGCGGGCGGCTGGTGCCTCCTCTCAGCCCTTGGTGCCCAGCTCCTCCGCCACAGAGGGCAGCACGAGCCCCGACTCGGACTCTGTCCCTGACACCCCGGTGCAGGACCCCGACGAGCTGCTGGCCGAGGAGGGGACGCCGGTGGCGCTGGCGGAGAGCGACCAGGAGAGGCCTGgggagggcagtgctgagagcccTCAGCAGGCCATGGTGAGCCAGGTGTGGATGAGCTACGCGCGCAGCTCGTCCTACCTGAGCAGCGACGAGACGGAGAGCGAGGACGAGGAGATCTgggaggagctgcagagcctgcgCCAGAA GCACCTCTCTGAAGTGCAGACACTGCAGGCTGTGCAGAAGAGGGAGATTGAGGATCTGTACTTCCGGATGGGGAAGCAGGCCCCCCCGGGCATCGTCTCCCCAGCTGCCATGCTCTCCAGCCGCCAGAGACGCCTCTCCAAGGGCAGCTTCAACCCGTCCCGGCGCAACAGCCTCCAGCGTCTGGAGCTCTCGCAGCCCACAG CAGGGATCATGCGCAGGAACTCGCTGAGTGGCAGCAGTACCGGCTCGCAGGAGCAGCGGCCGAGCAGAGGTGTGACATTCGCTGGAGACCTCAGCCGAATG taA